The following are encoded together in the Tribolium castaneum strain GA2 chromosome 3, icTriCast1.1, whole genome shotgun sequence genome:
- the alt gene encoding ribosome-binding protein 1 isoform X3: protein MDFQIPFVFVSLFSLASVLLIFVYKFGIKEKSYEEALAEQRQQTQILLGVKPKLKEKKNKKTAKKVKEKLSLGENHETVEEPESEANQKSVESSKKLHVEFKEVPEEVSVKPPTPPAKKQSRKEKVRPILVKKDKLENGVEAVADETPQTNHFEELHPKDDFELKFRSVSVEETPNQEKNVAKVETDLHKKQPETETVPLSKENHQAVTSTINGFISNTGKEKKKKKSEFNTLQQLGDSNGPNLSLLLNLHEAPAVLDEWTEGKTDPVQKLKKQLAEKEKLLQEEQQIATSAQNKLREIRAENQAEKSRLQQKIRNLEELDQKKQLEAGRLHQQVQQLQAQLKDEVLKSHKLREEHAAIQMQRQQIEIRLSQAQESDVIINRLQTEVQELGALNNQLRMELARFTEENLAEKERSQSIILQLSNFQKELEQKTDRNRQLEETRLKLERDLDAILKQDNEYKAEISRLTSVLQQQNEEIRRMEHGKKQHLDELQKQKDEANKMRNELRKAQEERMNGSLQENKQHEVEILNLHNELSSVKTKLHQSENDLKLANDTVETLQRKVDELQVRYQEEKTKVEEQKVKNNELRTKNWKVMEALNAAESRTKSHKTNIQQSEREFIQRLFPEIKIEEISDGENFVRNYINDLKKQNSKEGDSQLQLQLKHYKDVIDNTEKMLNKLQQHIEQEEINWRMQLAAKTAELEQLKENCGSELQEKLTSLELELKKEREDKKRVIAQLNDKTDLRENSSNGLHLR from the exons ATGGATTTTCAAATACCGTTCGTTTTTGTGTCACTCTTTTCCCTCGCCAGCGTTCTGCTGATATTTGTGTACAAATTTGGaatcaaagaaaaaagttacGAAGAGGCATTGGCTGAGCAACGCCAACAAACTCAAATTCTGCTAGGAGTCAAACCCAAACTCAAGgagaaaaagaacaaaaagacCGCGAAGAAGGTCAAAGAAAAACTTAGTCTTGGCGAGAATCACGAAACAGTGGAAGAGCCGGAATCGGAAGCCAACCAGAAAAGTGTGGAAAGTAGCAAGAAACTCCACGTGGAATTCAAGGAGGTTCCAGAAGAAGTCTCGGTCAAACCACCAACTCCACCGGCAAAG AAACAATCAAGGAAGGAAAAAGTTCGTCctattttggtcaaaaaagaCAAGCTTGAAAACGGTGTTGAGGCCGTTGCTGACGAAACGCCCCAAACCAATCATTTTGAAGAGCTGCACCCTAAGGACGATTTTGAGCTAAAATTCCGTTCCGTGAGC gTTGAAGAGACTCCAAATCAGGAGAAAAATGTCGCTAAAGTTGAAACTGACCTGCACAAAAAACAACCCGAGACGGAAACCGTTCCGTTGTCTAAAGAAAACCACCAAGCCGTCACTTCAACCATTAATGGTTTTATCAGTAACACCggaaaagaaaagaagaagaaaaaaagcgAGTTCAACACTTTGCAACAACTTG GTGATAGTAACGGCCCCAACTTGTCGCTTCTCCTCAACTTG CATGAGGCTCCTGCCGTTTTGGACGAATGGACTGAG GGCAAAACCGATCCGGTCCAAAAACTCAAGAAACAACTAgcagaaaaagaaaaactacTACAAGAAGAACAACAAATCGCCACAAGTGCGCAAAACAAACTTCGCGAAATACGCGCCGAAAATCAGGCCGAAAAATCACGCTTGCAGCAAAAAATCCGAAACTTGGAAGAACTTGACCAGAAAAAACAACTCGAAGCGGGGAGACTTCACCAACAAGTCCAGCAATTGCAAGCACAGCTTAAGGACGAAGTCCTCAAAAGCCACAAGTTGAGGGAGGAACACGCAGCCATCCAGATGCAAAGGCAACAGATTGAAATCAGACTGAGTCAAGCACAGGAG TCGGACGTTATAATAAATCGGTTACAAACCGAAGTACAAGAATTGGGGGCTTTGAACAACCAACTACGAATGGAATTGGCTCGTTTCACTGAGGAGAATTTGGCGGAGAAAGAACGCAGCCAATCGATTATTTTGCAACTGAGCAATTTCCAAAAAGAACTAGAGCAAAAAACTGACCGGAATCGCCAATTGGAG GAGACACGTTTGAAGTTGGAGCGCGACTTGGACGCAATTCTGAAGCAAGACAACGAATACAAAGCCGAAATTTCGCGTCTGACTAGCGTCCTGCAGCAGCAAAACGAAGAAATCCGAAGAATGGAACACGGGAAGAAGCAACACCTTGACGAGTTGCAGAAGCAAAAGGACGAAGCAAATAAAATGAGGAACGAGTTGAGAAAAGCACAGGAAGAGCGCATGAACGGATCGCTGCAAGAAAACAAGCAACACGAAGTGGAAATTTTGAATCTTCACAATGAGTTATCTTCGGTGAAAACAAAGTTACACCAGAGTGAAAATGACTTGAAACTAGCCAATGACACTGTTGAGACGTTGCAAAGGAAAGTGGACGAGTTGCAAGTGAGGTATCAAGAGGAAAAGACTAAAGTAGAGgagcaaaaagttaaaaataat GAGTTGAGAACTAAAAATTGGAAAGTTATGGAGGCGTTAAATGCTGCTGAAAGCAGGACCAAAAGTCACAAAACCAATATT CAGCAAAGTGAGAGGGAATTTATTCAGAGGTTGTTCCCCGAAATCAAAATTGAGGAAATAAGTGATGGGGAAAACTTCGTCAGGAATTACATTAATgacttgaaaaaacaaaatagtaaaGAAGGTGATAGTCAGCTTCAGTTACAACTGAAACATTACAAAGATGTTATAGATAATACG gaaaaaatgttaaataagtTACAACAACACATTGAACAGGAAGAAATTAACTGGAGGATGCAGTTGGCGGCGAAAACTGCCGAGTTAGAGCAATTGAAAGAAAATTGCGGTAGTGAg ttacaagaaaaattgacTTCGTTGGAATTAGAACTGAAGAAAGAACGTGAAGATAAAAAGAGAGTTATTGCACAACTTAACGATAAAACCGACTTG agaGAAAATTCATCCAATGGATTGCACTTGAGATAG
- the alt gene encoding ribosome-binding protein 1 isoform X1 yields MDFQIPFVFVSLFSLASVLLIFVYKFGIKEKSYEEALAEQRQQTQILLGVKPKLKEKKNKKTAKKVKEKLSLGENHETVEEPESEANQKSVESSKKLHVEFKEVPEEVSVKPPTPPAKKQSRKEKVRPILVKKDKLENGVEAVADETPQTNHFEELHPKDDFELKFRSVSVEETPNQEKNVAKVETDLHKKQPETETVPLSKENHQAVTSTINGFISNTGKEKKKKKSEFNTLQQLGDSNGPNLSLLLNLVRKAELSRSEVQILIDLLLNKQHEAPAVLDEWTEGKTDPVQKLKKQLAEKEKLLQEEQQIATSAQNKLREIRAENQAEKSRLQQKIRNLEELDQKKQLEAGRLHQQVQQLQAQLKDEVLKSHKLREEHAAIQMQRQQIEIRLSQAQESDVIINRLQTEVQELGALNNQLRMELARFTEENLAEKERSQSIILQLSNFQKELEQKTDRNRQLEETRLKLERDLDAILKQDNEYKAEISRLTSVLQQQNEEIRRMEHGKKQHLDELQKQKDEANKMRNELRKAQEERMNGSLQENKQHEVEILNLHNELSSVKTKLHQSENDLKLANDTVETLQRKVDELQVRYQEEKTKVEEQKVKNNELRTKNWKVMEALNAAESRTKSHKTNIQQSEREFIQRLFPEIKIEEISDGENFVRNYINDLKKQNSKEGDSQLQLQLKHYKDVIDNTEKMLNKLQQHIEQEEINWRMQLAAKTAELEQLKENCGSELQEKLTSLELELKKEREDKKRVIAQLNDKTDLRENSSNGLHLR; encoded by the exons ATGGATTTTCAAATACCGTTCGTTTTTGTGTCACTCTTTTCCCTCGCCAGCGTTCTGCTGATATTTGTGTACAAATTTGGaatcaaagaaaaaagttacGAAGAGGCATTGGCTGAGCAACGCCAACAAACTCAAATTCTGCTAGGAGTCAAACCCAAACTCAAGgagaaaaagaacaaaaagacCGCGAAGAAGGTCAAAGAAAAACTTAGTCTTGGCGAGAATCACGAAACAGTGGAAGAGCCGGAATCGGAAGCCAACCAGAAAAGTGTGGAAAGTAGCAAGAAACTCCACGTGGAATTCAAGGAGGTTCCAGAAGAAGTCTCGGTCAAACCACCAACTCCACCGGCAAAG AAACAATCAAGGAAGGAAAAAGTTCGTCctattttggtcaaaaaagaCAAGCTTGAAAACGGTGTTGAGGCCGTTGCTGACGAAACGCCCCAAACCAATCATTTTGAAGAGCTGCACCCTAAGGACGATTTTGAGCTAAAATTCCGTTCCGTGAGC gTTGAAGAGACTCCAAATCAGGAGAAAAATGTCGCTAAAGTTGAAACTGACCTGCACAAAAAACAACCCGAGACGGAAACCGTTCCGTTGTCTAAAGAAAACCACCAAGCCGTCACTTCAACCATTAATGGTTTTATCAGTAACACCggaaaagaaaagaagaagaaaaaaagcgAGTTCAACACTTTGCAACAACTTG GTGATAGTAACGGCCCCAACTTGTCGCTTCTCCTCAACTTGGTGCGTAAGGCTGAATTGTCTCGTTCTGAAGTTCAGATACTTATTGATCTCTTACTGAACAAGCAGCATGAGGCTCCTGCCGTTTTGGACGAATGGACTGAG GGCAAAACCGATCCGGTCCAAAAACTCAAGAAACAACTAgcagaaaaagaaaaactacTACAAGAAGAACAACAAATCGCCACAAGTGCGCAAAACAAACTTCGCGAAATACGCGCCGAAAATCAGGCCGAAAAATCACGCTTGCAGCAAAAAATCCGAAACTTGGAAGAACTTGACCAGAAAAAACAACTCGAAGCGGGGAGACTTCACCAACAAGTCCAGCAATTGCAAGCACAGCTTAAGGACGAAGTCCTCAAAAGCCACAAGTTGAGGGAGGAACACGCAGCCATCCAGATGCAAAGGCAACAGATTGAAATCAGACTGAGTCAAGCACAGGAG TCGGACGTTATAATAAATCGGTTACAAACCGAAGTACAAGAATTGGGGGCTTTGAACAACCAACTACGAATGGAATTGGCTCGTTTCACTGAGGAGAATTTGGCGGAGAAAGAACGCAGCCAATCGATTATTTTGCAACTGAGCAATTTCCAAAAAGAACTAGAGCAAAAAACTGACCGGAATCGCCAATTGGAG GAGACACGTTTGAAGTTGGAGCGCGACTTGGACGCAATTCTGAAGCAAGACAACGAATACAAAGCCGAAATTTCGCGTCTGACTAGCGTCCTGCAGCAGCAAAACGAAGAAATCCGAAGAATGGAACACGGGAAGAAGCAACACCTTGACGAGTTGCAGAAGCAAAAGGACGAAGCAAATAAAATGAGGAACGAGTTGAGAAAAGCACAGGAAGAGCGCATGAACGGATCGCTGCAAGAAAACAAGCAACACGAAGTGGAAATTTTGAATCTTCACAATGAGTTATCTTCGGTGAAAACAAAGTTACACCAGAGTGAAAATGACTTGAAACTAGCCAATGACACTGTTGAGACGTTGCAAAGGAAAGTGGACGAGTTGCAAGTGAGGTATCAAGAGGAAAAGACTAAAGTAGAGgagcaaaaagttaaaaataat GAGTTGAGAACTAAAAATTGGAAAGTTATGGAGGCGTTAAATGCTGCTGAAAGCAGGACCAAAAGTCACAAAACCAATATT CAGCAAAGTGAGAGGGAATTTATTCAGAGGTTGTTCCCCGAAATCAAAATTGAGGAAATAAGTGATGGGGAAAACTTCGTCAGGAATTACATTAATgacttgaaaaaacaaaatagtaaaGAAGGTGATAGTCAGCTTCAGTTACAACTGAAACATTACAAAGATGTTATAGATAATACG gaaaaaatgttaaataagtTACAACAACACATTGAACAGGAAGAAATTAACTGGAGGATGCAGTTGGCGGCGAAAACTGCCGAGTTAGAGCAATTGAAAGAAAATTGCGGTAGTGAg ttacaagaaaaattgacTTCGTTGGAATTAGAACTGAAGAAAGAACGTGAAGATAAAAAGAGAGTTATTGCACAACTTAACGATAAAACCGACTTG agaGAAAATTCATCCAATGGATTGCACTTGAGATAG
- the alt gene encoding ribosome-binding protein 1 isoform X2: MDFQIPFVFVSLFSLASVLLIFVYKFGIKEKSYEEALAEQRQQTQILLGVKPKLKEKKNKKTAKKVKEKLSLGENHETVEEPESEANQKSVESSKKLHVEFKEVPEEVSVKPPTPPAKKQSRKEKVRPILVKKDKLENGVEAVADETPQTNHFEELHPKDDFELKFRSVSVEETPNQEKNVAKVETDLHKKQPETETVPLSKENHQAVTSTINGFISNTGKEKKKKKSEFNTLQQLGDSNGPNLSLLLNLVRKAELSRSEVQILIDLLLNKQHEAPAVLDEWTEGKTDPVQKLKKQLAEKEKLLQEEQQIATSAQNKLREIRAENQAEKSRLQQKIRNLEELDQKKQLEAGRLHQQVQQLQAQLKDEVLKSHKLREEHAAIQMQRQQIEIRLSQAQESDVIINRLQTEVQELGALNNQLRMELARFTEENLAEKERSQSIILQLSNFQKELEQKTDRNRQLEETRLKLERDLDAILKQDNEYKAEISRLTSVLQQQNEEIRRMEHGKKQHLDELQKQKDEANKMRNELRKAQEERMNGSLQENKQHEVEILNLHNELSSVKTKLHQSENDLKLANDTVETLQRKVDELQVRYQEEKTKVEEQKVKNNELRTKNWKVMEALNAAESRTKSHKTNIQSEREFIQRLFPEIKIEEISDGENFVRNYINDLKKQNSKEGDSQLQLQLKHYKDVIDNTEKMLNKLQQHIEQEEINWRMQLAAKTAELEQLKENCGSELQEKLTSLELELKKEREDKKRVIAQLNDKTDLRENSSNGLHLR; the protein is encoded by the exons ATGGATTTTCAAATACCGTTCGTTTTTGTGTCACTCTTTTCCCTCGCCAGCGTTCTGCTGATATTTGTGTACAAATTTGGaatcaaagaaaaaagttacGAAGAGGCATTGGCTGAGCAACGCCAACAAACTCAAATTCTGCTAGGAGTCAAACCCAAACTCAAGgagaaaaagaacaaaaagacCGCGAAGAAGGTCAAAGAAAAACTTAGTCTTGGCGAGAATCACGAAACAGTGGAAGAGCCGGAATCGGAAGCCAACCAGAAAAGTGTGGAAAGTAGCAAGAAACTCCACGTGGAATTCAAGGAGGTTCCAGAAGAAGTCTCGGTCAAACCACCAACTCCACCGGCAAAG AAACAATCAAGGAAGGAAAAAGTTCGTCctattttggtcaaaaaagaCAAGCTTGAAAACGGTGTTGAGGCCGTTGCTGACGAAACGCCCCAAACCAATCATTTTGAAGAGCTGCACCCTAAGGACGATTTTGAGCTAAAATTCCGTTCCGTGAGC gTTGAAGAGACTCCAAATCAGGAGAAAAATGTCGCTAAAGTTGAAACTGACCTGCACAAAAAACAACCCGAGACGGAAACCGTTCCGTTGTCTAAAGAAAACCACCAAGCCGTCACTTCAACCATTAATGGTTTTATCAGTAACACCggaaaagaaaagaagaagaaaaaaagcgAGTTCAACACTTTGCAACAACTTG GTGATAGTAACGGCCCCAACTTGTCGCTTCTCCTCAACTTGGTGCGTAAGGCTGAATTGTCTCGTTCTGAAGTTCAGATACTTATTGATCTCTTACTGAACAAGCAGCATGAGGCTCCTGCCGTTTTGGACGAATGGACTGAG GGCAAAACCGATCCGGTCCAAAAACTCAAGAAACAACTAgcagaaaaagaaaaactacTACAAGAAGAACAACAAATCGCCACAAGTGCGCAAAACAAACTTCGCGAAATACGCGCCGAAAATCAGGCCGAAAAATCACGCTTGCAGCAAAAAATCCGAAACTTGGAAGAACTTGACCAGAAAAAACAACTCGAAGCGGGGAGACTTCACCAACAAGTCCAGCAATTGCAAGCACAGCTTAAGGACGAAGTCCTCAAAAGCCACAAGTTGAGGGAGGAACACGCAGCCATCCAGATGCAAAGGCAACAGATTGAAATCAGACTGAGTCAAGCACAGGAG TCGGACGTTATAATAAATCGGTTACAAACCGAAGTACAAGAATTGGGGGCTTTGAACAACCAACTACGAATGGAATTGGCTCGTTTCACTGAGGAGAATTTGGCGGAGAAAGAACGCAGCCAATCGATTATTTTGCAACTGAGCAATTTCCAAAAAGAACTAGAGCAAAAAACTGACCGGAATCGCCAATTGGAG GAGACACGTTTGAAGTTGGAGCGCGACTTGGACGCAATTCTGAAGCAAGACAACGAATACAAAGCCGAAATTTCGCGTCTGACTAGCGTCCTGCAGCAGCAAAACGAAGAAATCCGAAGAATGGAACACGGGAAGAAGCAACACCTTGACGAGTTGCAGAAGCAAAAGGACGAAGCAAATAAAATGAGGAACGAGTTGAGAAAAGCACAGGAAGAGCGCATGAACGGATCGCTGCAAGAAAACAAGCAACACGAAGTGGAAATTTTGAATCTTCACAATGAGTTATCTTCGGTGAAAACAAAGTTACACCAGAGTGAAAATGACTTGAAACTAGCCAATGACACTGTTGAGACGTTGCAAAGGAAAGTGGACGAGTTGCAAGTGAGGTATCAAGAGGAAAAGACTAAAGTAGAGgagcaaaaagttaaaaataat GAGTTGAGAACTAAAAATTGGAAAGTTATGGAGGCGTTAAATGCTGCTGAAAGCAGGACCAAAAGTCACAAAACCAATATT CAAAGTGAGAGGGAATTTATTCAGAGGTTGTTCCCCGAAATCAAAATTGAGGAAATAAGTGATGGGGAAAACTTCGTCAGGAATTACATTAATgacttgaaaaaacaaaatagtaaaGAAGGTGATAGTCAGCTTCAGTTACAACTGAAACATTACAAAGATGTTATAGATAATACG gaaaaaatgttaaataagtTACAACAACACATTGAACAGGAAGAAATTAACTGGAGGATGCAGTTGGCGGCGAAAACTGCCGAGTTAGAGCAATTGAAAGAAAATTGCGGTAGTGAg ttacaagaaaaattgacTTCGTTGGAATTAGAACTGAAGAAAGAACGTGAAGATAAAAAGAGAGTTATTGCACAACTTAACGATAAAACCGACTTG agaGAAAATTCATCCAATGGATTGCACTTGAGATAG
- the alt gene encoding myosin-11 isoform X4, translated as MDFQIPFVFVSLFSLASVLLIFVYKFGIKEKSYEEALAEQRQQTQILLGVKPKLKEKKNKKTAKKVKEKLSLGENHETVEEPESEANQKSVESSKKLHVEFKEVPEEVSVKPPTPPAKKQSRKEKVRPILVKKDKLENGVEAVADETPQTNHFEELHPKDDFELKFRSVSVEETPNQEKNVAKVETDLHKKQPETETVPLSKENHQAVTSTINGFISNTGKEKKKKKSEFNTLQQLGDSNGPNLSLLLNLVRKAELSRSEVQILIDLLLNKQHEAPAVLDEWTEGKTDPVQKLKKQLAEKEKLLQEEQQIATSAQNKLREIRAENQAEKSRLQQKIRNLEELDQKKQLEAGRLHQQVQQLQAQLKDEVLKSHKLREEHAAIQMQRQQIEIRLSQAQESDVIINRLQTEVQELGALNNQLRMELARFTEENLAEKERSQSIILQLSNFQKELEQKTDRNRQLEETRLKLERDLDAILKQDNEYKAEISRLTSVLQQQNEEIRRMEHGKKQHLDELQKQKDEANKMRNELRKAQEERMNGSLQENKQHEVEILNLHNELSSVKTKLHQSENDLKLANDTVETLQRKVDELQVRYQEEKTKVEEQKVKNNQQSEREFIQRLFPEIKIEEISDGENFVRNYINDLKKQNSKEGDSQLQLQLKHYKDVIDNTEKMLNKLQQHIEQEEINWRMQLAAKTAELEQLKENCGSELQEKLTSLELELKKEREDKKRVIAQLNDKTDLRENSSNGLHLR; from the exons ATGGATTTTCAAATACCGTTCGTTTTTGTGTCACTCTTTTCCCTCGCCAGCGTTCTGCTGATATTTGTGTACAAATTTGGaatcaaagaaaaaagttacGAAGAGGCATTGGCTGAGCAACGCCAACAAACTCAAATTCTGCTAGGAGTCAAACCCAAACTCAAGgagaaaaagaacaaaaagacCGCGAAGAAGGTCAAAGAAAAACTTAGTCTTGGCGAGAATCACGAAACAGTGGAAGAGCCGGAATCGGAAGCCAACCAGAAAAGTGTGGAAAGTAGCAAGAAACTCCACGTGGAATTCAAGGAGGTTCCAGAAGAAGTCTCGGTCAAACCACCAACTCCACCGGCAAAG AAACAATCAAGGAAGGAAAAAGTTCGTCctattttggtcaaaaaagaCAAGCTTGAAAACGGTGTTGAGGCCGTTGCTGACGAAACGCCCCAAACCAATCATTTTGAAGAGCTGCACCCTAAGGACGATTTTGAGCTAAAATTCCGTTCCGTGAGC gTTGAAGAGACTCCAAATCAGGAGAAAAATGTCGCTAAAGTTGAAACTGACCTGCACAAAAAACAACCCGAGACGGAAACCGTTCCGTTGTCTAAAGAAAACCACCAAGCCGTCACTTCAACCATTAATGGTTTTATCAGTAACACCggaaaagaaaagaagaagaaaaaaagcgAGTTCAACACTTTGCAACAACTTG GTGATAGTAACGGCCCCAACTTGTCGCTTCTCCTCAACTTGGTGCGTAAGGCTGAATTGTCTCGTTCTGAAGTTCAGATACTTATTGATCTCTTACTGAACAAGCAGCATGAGGCTCCTGCCGTTTTGGACGAATGGACTGAG GGCAAAACCGATCCGGTCCAAAAACTCAAGAAACAACTAgcagaaaaagaaaaactacTACAAGAAGAACAACAAATCGCCACAAGTGCGCAAAACAAACTTCGCGAAATACGCGCCGAAAATCAGGCCGAAAAATCACGCTTGCAGCAAAAAATCCGAAACTTGGAAGAACTTGACCAGAAAAAACAACTCGAAGCGGGGAGACTTCACCAACAAGTCCAGCAATTGCAAGCACAGCTTAAGGACGAAGTCCTCAAAAGCCACAAGTTGAGGGAGGAACACGCAGCCATCCAGATGCAAAGGCAACAGATTGAAATCAGACTGAGTCAAGCACAGGAG TCGGACGTTATAATAAATCGGTTACAAACCGAAGTACAAGAATTGGGGGCTTTGAACAACCAACTACGAATGGAATTGGCTCGTTTCACTGAGGAGAATTTGGCGGAGAAAGAACGCAGCCAATCGATTATTTTGCAACTGAGCAATTTCCAAAAAGAACTAGAGCAAAAAACTGACCGGAATCGCCAATTGGAG GAGACACGTTTGAAGTTGGAGCGCGACTTGGACGCAATTCTGAAGCAAGACAACGAATACAAAGCCGAAATTTCGCGTCTGACTAGCGTCCTGCAGCAGCAAAACGAAGAAATCCGAAGAATGGAACACGGGAAGAAGCAACACCTTGACGAGTTGCAGAAGCAAAAGGACGAAGCAAATAAAATGAGGAACGAGTTGAGAAAAGCACAGGAAGAGCGCATGAACGGATCGCTGCAAGAAAACAAGCAACACGAAGTGGAAATTTTGAATCTTCACAATGAGTTATCTTCGGTGAAAACAAAGTTACACCAGAGTGAAAATGACTTGAAACTAGCCAATGACACTGTTGAGACGTTGCAAAGGAAAGTGGACGAGTTGCAAGTGAGGTATCAAGAGGAAAAGACTAAAGTAGAGgagcaaaaagttaaaaataat CAGCAAAGTGAGAGGGAATTTATTCAGAGGTTGTTCCCCGAAATCAAAATTGAGGAAATAAGTGATGGGGAAAACTTCGTCAGGAATTACATTAATgacttgaaaaaacaaaatagtaaaGAAGGTGATAGTCAGCTTCAGTTACAACTGAAACATTACAAAGATGTTATAGATAATACG gaaaaaatgttaaataagtTACAACAACACATTGAACAGGAAGAAATTAACTGGAGGATGCAGTTGGCGGCGAAAACTGCCGAGTTAGAGCAATTGAAAGAAAATTGCGGTAGTGAg ttacaagaaaaattgacTTCGTTGGAATTAGAACTGAAGAAAGAACGTGAAGATAAAAAGAGAGTTATTGCACAACTTAACGATAAAACCGACTTG agaGAAAATTCATCCAATGGATTGCACTTGAGATAG